The following proteins come from a genomic window of Microscilla marina ATCC 23134:
- a CDS encoding cobyrinate a,c-diamide synthase yields the protein MKKPQFIVAAPTSNAGKTSLTLGLLRACKNRGIDIQPFKSGPDYIDPMFHQLACHKTGINLDLFMMEQAHLQANYTHCMQVPEVACIEGVMGLFDGSIKAEGSTAALAKLLDIPVILVVDAQAVAYSVAPLLYGFKNFDPDLNLAGVVFNRVNSESHYQFLIDACHDVGVVPLGRLPFLSNCEIPSRHLGLSIDQLPQYNGAIDELAKAVEQHVPIDPLLDLCMRAIEPLQTTPPPPLVSTMKIAVARDEAFNFCYQQNIDAFRQLGKIVFFSPLHDSALPTADLIYLPGGYPECYLHELAANDAMQQSIKEYVEASGHIFAECGGMMYLGKSIIDEAGKTFKMMGVFDFSTSMLPKKLKMGYRRIYVNGTELKGHEFHYSTIVNDENITTIGRVGNARNQKVDSQLYKYKNVLASYIHFYLGEANQLQHLLDAI from the coding sequence ATGAAAAAGCCTCAATTTATCGTTGCCGCCCCCACCAGCAATGCAGGCAAAACCAGTCTTACCCTAGGGCTATTACGTGCCTGTAAAAACAGAGGCATTGACATTCAACCTTTCAAATCGGGACCAGATTATATAGACCCCATGTTTCATCAACTTGCCTGCCACAAAACAGGCATCAACCTCGACTTATTTATGATGGAACAAGCCCACCTACAAGCAAACTACACCCATTGTATGCAAGTTCCAGAGGTGGCCTGCATAGAGGGCGTCATGGGGTTGTTTGATGGGTCAATCAAAGCCGAAGGTAGCACTGCTGCGCTTGCCAAATTGCTTGACATACCAGTAATATTGGTAGTAGATGCCCAGGCGGTGGCTTATTCGGTAGCCCCATTGCTATATGGTTTCAAAAATTTTGACCCTGATTTGAACCTGGCAGGAGTAGTGTTTAACCGGGTAAACAGCGAAAGTCATTATCAGTTTTTAATTGATGCCTGCCACGACGTAGGTGTTGTCCCTTTGGGGCGTTTACCTTTTTTAAGCAATTGCGAAATTCCTTCGCGACACTTGGGACTGTCTATAGACCAACTCCCCCAGTATAATGGGGCAATTGATGAACTTGCCAAAGCAGTAGAACAACACGTACCTATTGACCCACTTTTAGACTTGTGTATGCGAGCCATTGAACCACTCCAGACTACTCCACCTCCTCCTTTGGTATCAACAATGAAAATAGCTGTCGCCAGAGACGAAGCGTTTAACTTTTGCTATCAACAAAATATAGATGCCTTTCGGCAATTAGGCAAAATAGTGTTTTTTAGCCCCTTGCATGACAGTGCCCTCCCAACTGCAGATTTGATTTACTTACCAGGGGGTTATCCAGAATGTTACCTTCATGAATTAGCGGCTAATGATGCTATGCAGCAAAGCATCAAAGAATATGTAGAAGCTTCGGGGCATATTTTTGCCGAATGTGGGGGTATGATGTATTTGGGTAAGTCTATTATCGATGAGGCTGGTAAAACTTTTAAAATGATGGGAGTTTTTGACTTTAGCACCAGTATGCTACCCAAAAAACTCAAGATGGGCTATCGACGCATATATGTGAACGGAACAGAACTTAAGGGGCACGAGTTTCATTACTCTACAATAGTCAATGATGAAAATATCACTACAATCGGTCGGGTAGGCAACGCGCGTAATCAAAAAGTTGATAGCCAACTATACAAATACAAAAATGTATTGGCCTCTTATATTCATTTTTATTTGGGTGAGGCAAATCAGTTGCAACATTTATTAGATGCCATTTAA
- a CDS encoding eCIS core domain-containing protein yields MHYISKTDHEKPTTTTNTATQSTTTANSAHLPIQRKAGMPPPKQTKEGAQPPIQTKMKPYEAKQLPIQRKAKYNEHQVKANVSALTGTDVSDAQVHYNSSKPAQLQAEATAQGTQVHLGQGKEQHLGHELTHIAQQKQGRVQPTIQANNGQGINNDPKLEQEADKIGALAMKGDTIQAKKPINNTPGRSNNQPIQRYIKYRSKDQHRHPSEDQYDAMHAHEKDPKPYSEKAKKRYTKQTERFNKRYKKQVEKGKIKKHYKRRKEGWRHPQRKGLFVSNDGRMAVEAKGAASVQAWADKTLVQQSNTILKSKKSHIELQTQTSDLAVGSVPGTDTPNPHKSDFMKIKPVHTAKNGTKRDMTDPKNTEKREFGAYNSSQPEDFSKKLKFRDCGQANALILGCYQENGDLFNRVYKSKDGAITVVTNNPTATIQAYIQKVMQAEFPKKPEYADKAKAYEAYKKLSDSEAQTIDQKYGLNAAARPDLGEGITAVSAEYSTDKTGYNYHFAANVVQSSDAGDYIACEGLADNPEWYFAMYGTNKGESFHEKQKSVVQNPHISTIVDKE; encoded by the coding sequence ATGCACTATATCTCAAAAACTGATCACGAAAAACCTACTACAACAACAAACACAGCTACCCAATCAACTACAACTGCCAACAGTGCTCATTTACCCATTCAGCGCAAAGCTGGAATGCCTCCGCCAAAACAAACCAAAGAAGGCGCCCAACCTCCTATACAAACTAAAATGAAACCTTATGAGGCAAAACAACTGCCGATACAACGCAAAGCCAAATACAATGAGCACCAGGTAAAAGCCAATGTAAGTGCCCTTACGGGTACTGATGTATCGGATGCTCAGGTACATTATAACTCCAGTAAACCAGCACAGCTTCAGGCAGAAGCTACCGCCCAGGGTACACAAGTTCATTTGGGACAAGGCAAAGAGCAACATTTGGGACACGAACTGACTCATATAGCACAACAAAAACAAGGAAGGGTGCAACCTACCATACAAGCCAACAACGGACAAGGCATCAACAACGACCCAAAACTTGAACAAGAAGCCGATAAAATAGGTGCTTTGGCAATGAAAGGTGACACTATACAAGCCAAAAAACCAATAAATAATACACCTGGTCGCTCAAACAATCAACCCATTCAACGCTATATAAAATACAGATCTAAAGATCAACATAGACATCCTTCAGAAGATCAATATGACGCAATGCATGCCCACGAAAAAGATCCAAAACCTTATAGTGAGAAGGCCAAGAAACGTTATACCAAACAAACAGAACGTTTTAATAAGAGGTATAAAAAACAAGTTGAAAAAGGAAAGATAAAAAAGCATTATAAACGTAGAAAAGAAGGGTGGCGACATCCACAAAGAAAAGGGCTTTTTGTGTCTAACGACGGACGTATGGCGGTAGAAGCTAAAGGAGCTGCATCTGTACAAGCCTGGGCTGACAAAACCCTTGTGCAACAGTCTAACACGATACTCAAAAGCAAGAAGTCGCACATCGAGCTTCAAACTCAAACATCTGACCTAGCCGTAGGCAGTGTTCCTGGAACAGATACTCCCAACCCTCATAAAAGTGACTTTATGAAAATAAAGCCAGTGCACACCGCAAAAAATGGCACTAAACGAGACATGACCGATCCTAAAAATACTGAAAAAAGGGAGTTTGGCGCTTACAATTCCAGTCAGCCAGAAGACTTTTCAAAAAAGCTGAAATTCAGAGATTGTGGACAGGCCAATGCGCTTATTTTGGGTTGTTATCAAGAAAATGGCGATCTGTTCAACCGGGTGTATAAAAGCAAAGATGGGGCGATTACTGTAGTGACCAATAATCCAACGGCCACCATTCAAGCATATATTCAAAAGGTAATGCAGGCGGAATTCCCTAAAAAACCTGAATACGCTGACAAAGCAAAAGCTTATGAGGCATATAAAAAACTTTCGGACAGCGAAGCCCAAACTATTGACCAAAAGTATGGCTTGAATGCTGCAGCTCGCCCTGACTTGGGAGAAGGCATTACTGCTGTTTCGGCTGAGTACAGTACAGATAAAACAGGGTATAACTATCACTTTGCCGCCAATGTAGTACAAAGCAGTGATGCAGGAGACTATATTGCTTGTGAAGGACTAGCTGATAACCCTGAGTGGTACTTTGCGATGTATGGCACAAATAAAGGGGAGTCATTTCACGAAAAACAAAAAAGCGTAGTTCAAAATCCTCATATTTCTACCATTGTAGACAAAGAATAA
- a CDS encoding DUF1501 domain-containing protein, protein MNRREFVVGCSAAITAMAGSQLESFAFAPEPNAQKDIFVFVFLRGGCDALNLVAPVDDRHYVAARPAFLRVTEQGKNQGLRLKNSWANQDFRLHGKASALHELYQSNQLAIIHACGLSNGTRSHFDAMDMIERGVNQKQNSKDGWLTRYLRTAQLEGMLPAMAAETNLPASFIGSNQAASIKSVKDFKVNGDPRFLGILKTMYQGDSLLAQTAQQTIETLNYINKKIAKDSKGRRKKYQPSNGVKYPDRWKDGGLGQSLQTVAQIMKMDVGLQVATVSLGGWDTHENQAFHFPRKVEGLSQALSAFYKDVANYQKRLTILVMSEFGRRLKANKSNGTDHGHGGIALALGGNVNGGKIYGKWPGLATEQLDKRVDLDVTTDYRSVLSEVLQKRMASQRLTQIFPGFDAYQPLGFV, encoded by the coding sequence ATGAACCGTCGTGAATTTGTTGTAGGTTGTAGTGCTGCCATTACTGCTATGGCAGGTAGCCAGTTAGAAAGCTTTGCCTTTGCTCCTGAACCCAATGCCCAAAAAGATATTTTTGTATTTGTGTTTTTACGTGGAGGCTGCGATGCGCTTAACCTGGTGGCTCCCGTAGATGACCGTCATTATGTGGCAGCTCGCCCCGCTTTTTTACGAGTAACCGAGCAAGGAAAAAACCAGGGGTTGAGGTTGAAAAATAGTTGGGCAAATCAAGACTTTAGATTACATGGCAAAGCCAGTGCCTTACACGAACTTTACCAAAGCAATCAACTGGCAATTATACATGCCTGTGGGCTAAGCAATGGTACCCGTAGCCACTTTGATGCAATGGATATGATAGAGCGGGGAGTTAACCAAAAACAAAACAGCAAAGATGGCTGGCTTACCCGTTATTTGCGAACCGCTCAGCTAGAGGGAATGCTGCCCGCGATGGCGGCCGAAACCAACCTGCCAGCCTCCTTTATTGGCAGCAATCAGGCAGCGTCTATCAAAAGTGTGAAAGATTTTAAAGTAAATGGTGACCCGCGTTTCCTGGGCATTCTTAAAACGATGTATCAAGGCGACTCGTTGCTTGCTCAAACCGCTCAGCAGACCATTGAGACATTGAACTATATTAACAAAAAAATAGCAAAAGATAGTAAAGGAAGGCGTAAAAAATACCAGCCGTCCAATGGAGTAAAATATCCTGACAGGTGGAAAGATGGAGGTTTGGGGCAGTCATTACAAACGGTAGCACAAATTATGAAAATGGACGTAGGGCTGCAGGTAGCCACTGTAAGCCTGGGAGGTTGGGATACCCACGAAAATCAAGCCTTTCATTTTCCCCGAAAGGTAGAAGGTTTGTCCCAGGCATTGTCTGCGTTTTATAAAGATGTGGCCAATTACCAAAAACGGCTTACTATACTGGTGATGAGTGAGTTTGGACGTAGACTGAAAGCAAATAAAAGCAATGGAACCGACCACGGTCATGGGGGGATTGCTTTAGCTTTGGGTGGCAACGTAAATGGAGGGAAAATATATGGTAAATGGCCTGGGTTGGCTACTGAGCAATTAGACAAGCGGGTAGACTTGGACGTTACGACCGA